In Luteolibacter sp. Y139, the following proteins share a genomic window:
- a CDS encoding beta strand repeat-containing protein: MTSTRAYQQSLALLLPVTCLLTATAHAQSTWVGTTSTSWAVATNWIPGVPAEGANIFIADATSNGDTVVLDASHAIGNFTYGSTGTRTTAFTVQTNAFALTMAGGVTANGSFTALGPALRGNYIVSANQNWTVAGATGVFSDDRGLAVRGVNDNAASVPSGTLVLNANVTKNGSGAVMLIGTDVSGTGNLVVDTGALKLNAGANQPLNVGGTGNITVNGTSSLFLARNSGTFNVTRPIIMNGTSTMSLGNGANSTIASNMTWNDTTHTLSVASSFTFSGAWTGTATVNKTSAGELTLSGTNTGYTGTLNVNAGRVNFTGPFAGPVNIAAAAQVGGESTLSGAVALNGGTVHIDALTPGSLTATGTLTATGTNTVNLLTTPAIGADVTVLTATTLVGGPANFTATGYRTAAFTQPIPGQIHMTTGNASRTWNGGAAWDVGVSTNWLEGDNKYFQADAVTFGDIGAGSIAITGVLTPSAITINNTAGNDYIFTAAANNLIGGSTGLTKSGTGTVTLGGANTYTGNIQVNAGTLKAGNGQGFGGNSKTITVASGATIDANGSLNGNRDYNLVVGGVGSGAGAVVNTAGSQNFGYRSLTLTADTTIGGSGRWDVRPITAGQALVDLAGFTLTKVGANFIGVVDGNLTNPGVINVNEGTLAFTRTNVTGTGNINVNNGAILLLENYTSGTFSKPIAVTDSTLRDTGGNPTLASPLSLTGASKISVGAGNTFTIPNPITGTGSLEKQDTGTLTLTANNTFGGSLTLTAGTVIVTGTNGYTGNTAITSGILQLGNAGTTGSINANPISLDSTTSGVRLNRTDDFTFPNVVTGSGITGNSTNPAAITKDGNNTITFTGASTYTGTTRLAAGTAVIGSNASVFGDATGLIDFRGSNIRSSDATPRTLANAISYSVNTTFGSTGTGKLTFTGGVDLGGGNKTMTIANDETEFSGVMIGGGTTTALTKTGTGKLVLSGDNTYAQATIISQGVVQIGNGGTTGSFGVGAITNNTSIVINRLPAPEQTQFSLTNIISGTGTVTHACPGYTALTALNTYTGNTIVTAGTLSTDQAYLADTSSVLVSGSGKLELFHGVTDTIGSFFINGTAQPVGLWGRIGAQAFWADPTIHESAFLTGDGLLSVTTVGTPYTLWAADKGLTPGNSNPTDNPDNDGFDNLGEFAFDGNPLSGIGSGKIVVKVATVGGQPVLTLTLPVRSSVGAFTGATALTATSAQDSVTYTIEGSDTLTTWPLDIDEVTGPDATAIQAGLPALSGSGWTYRTFRSPGPITGDPREYLRARAE; this comes from the coding sequence ATGACCTCGACCCGAGCCTACCAGCAGTCGCTTGCCCTCCTGCTGCCCGTCACTTGCCTCCTCACCGCCACCGCCCACGCCCAGTCCACTTGGGTCGGCACCACCAGCACTAGCTGGGCCGTCGCCACCAACTGGATCCCCGGCGTGCCCGCCGAAGGCGCGAACATCTTCATCGCCGACGCCACGAGCAATGGTGACACCGTGGTACTCGATGCCTCGCACGCCATTGGCAACTTCACCTATGGCAGCACCGGCACCCGCACCACCGCCTTCACCGTGCAGACGAATGCCTTCGCCCTCACCATGGCTGGCGGCGTCACCGCGAATGGCAGCTTCACCGCCCTCGGACCAGCCCTGCGCGGCAACTACATCGTCTCCGCCAACCAAAACTGGACCGTCGCCGGAGCCACCGGCGTCTTCAGCGATGACCGTGGCCTCGCCGTCCGCGGCGTGAATGACAACGCCGCCAGTGTGCCGTCCGGCACCCTCGTCCTCAATGCCAACGTCACCAAGAACGGCAGCGGTGCGGTCATGCTGATCGGGACCGATGTCTCCGGGACCGGCAACCTCGTCGTCGATACCGGCGCCCTGAAGCTGAACGCCGGCGCCAATCAGCCCCTCAACGTCGGCGGCACCGGCAACATCACCGTCAACGGCACCTCCAGCCTCTTCCTCGCGCGGAACTCCGGCACCTTCAATGTCACGCGCCCTATCATCATGAACGGCACGTCCACCATGTCCCTCGGCAATGGCGCTAACAGCACCATCGCCTCGAACATGACTTGGAACGACACCACACACACGCTCAGCGTCGCCAGCTCTTTCACCTTCTCCGGCGCATGGACCGGCACCGCCACGGTGAACAAGACCAGCGCAGGCGAACTCACCCTCTCCGGCACCAATACCGGCTACACCGGCACCCTGAACGTCAATGCCGGCCGCGTGAACTTCACCGGTCCCTTCGCCGGTCCCGTGAACATCGCCGCTGCGGCCCAGGTCGGCGGCGAATCGACTCTCAGCGGTGCCGTCGCCTTGAATGGCGGCACGGTTCATATCGATGCCCTCACCCCGGGTTCGTTGACCGCCACCGGCACCCTCACCGCGACCGGCACCAATACGGTGAATCTTCTAACAACGCCTGCCATCGGTGCCGATGTCACCGTCCTCACCGCCACCACTCTCGTCGGCGGCCCGGCCAATTTCACCGCCACCGGCTATCGCACCGCCGCCTTCACCCAGCCCATACCCGGTCAAATCCACATGACCACCGGCAATGCCAGCCGCACCTGGAATGGCGGTGCCGCATGGGACGTCGGCGTTTCCACCAACTGGCTCGAAGGCGACAACAAGTACTTCCAAGCCGACGCCGTCACCTTCGGCGACATCGGAGCAGGCTCCATCGCCATCACCGGCGTGCTTACCCCGTCCGCGATCACCATCAACAACACCGCCGGCAACGACTACATCTTCACCGCCGCTGCCAATAACCTCATCGGCGGCTCCACCGGCCTCACCAAGTCCGGCACCGGCACCGTCACCTTGGGTGGCGCGAATACCTACACCGGCAATATCCAAGTCAACGCGGGCACTCTGAAAGCCGGCAATGGCCAGGGCTTCGGCGGCAATAGCAAGACCATCACCGTGGCCTCCGGCGCCACCATCGACGCCAATGGCTCGCTGAACGGCAACCGCGACTACAACCTCGTCGTAGGAGGAGTCGGCAGCGGTGCCGGAGCCGTCGTCAATACCGCGGGCAGCCAGAACTTCGGCTACCGCTCCCTGACCTTGACCGCCGACACCACCATCGGCGGCAGTGGCCGCTGGGACGTCCGCCCGATCACCGCGGGTCAGGCCCTCGTCGACCTCGCCGGCTTCACCCTGACCAAGGTCGGCGCCAACTTCATCGGCGTCGTCGATGGCAACCTGACCAATCCCGGCGTCATCAATGTCAACGAAGGCACCCTCGCCTTCACCCGCACGAATGTCACCGGCACCGGCAACATCAACGTCAACAACGGCGCCATCCTCCTGCTCGAGAACTACACCAGCGGCACCTTCTCCAAGCCGATCGCCGTCACCGATTCCACCCTGCGCGATACCGGCGGAAACCCAACGCTCGCCTCCCCGCTCTCCCTCACCGGGGCGTCCAAAATCAGCGTCGGCGCGGGCAATACATTCACCATCCCGAATCCCATCACCGGCACCGGCAGCCTGGAGAAACAGGACACCGGCACCCTGACCCTCACCGCCAACAACACCTTCGGCGGCAGCCTCACCCTCACCGCCGGCACCGTGATTGTCACCGGCACCAATGGCTACACCGGCAATACCGCCATCACCTCCGGCATCCTCCAGCTCGGCAATGCCGGCACCACCGGCAGCATCAATGCCAACCCGATCTCGCTCGACTCCACCACCTCGGGCGTCCGCCTCAATCGCACTGACGACTTCACCTTCCCCAATGTGGTCACCGGCTCCGGCATCACCGGCAACTCCACCAACCCCGCCGCCATCACCAAGGACGGCAACAACACGATCACCTTCACCGGCGCGAGCACCTACACCGGCACCACCCGTCTCGCCGCAGGCACCGCCGTCATCGGCTCGAATGCCTCGGTCTTCGGCGACGCCACCGGCTTGATCGATTTCCGCGGCTCTAACATCCGCTCCTCGGATGCAACTCCCCGCACGCTTGCCAACGCCATCTCCTACAGCGTCAACACCACCTTCGGCAGCACCGGCACCGGCAAGCTCACCTTCACCGGAGGAGTGGATCTCGGCGGCGGCAACAAGACCATGACCATCGCCAACGATGAGACTGAGTTCAGTGGCGTGATGATCGGAGGCGGCACCACCACCGCCCTTACCAAGACCGGCACCGGCAAGCTCGTCCTCTCCGGCGACAATACCTACGCCCAAGCCACGATCATCAGCCAAGGCGTCGTCCAGATCGGCAACGGTGGTACCACCGGATCATTCGGCGTCGGTGCAATCACCAACAACACCTCGATCGTCATCAACCGCCTCCCGGCACCGGAGCAGACCCAGTTCTCGCTCACCAATATCATCTCCGGCACCGGCACCGTCACCCACGCCTGCCCCGGCTACACCGCCCTCACCGCGCTGAATACCTACACCGGGAATACCATCGTCACGGCTGGCACGCTCTCCACTGACCAAGCTTACTTGGCGGACACCTCGTCGGTCCTTGTCTCCGGAAGTGGCAAGCTAGAGCTCTTCCACGGCGTCACCGACACCATCGGCAGCTTCTTCATCAATGGCACCGCCCAGCCCGTCGGTCTCTGGGGACGCATCGGAGCGCAGGCCTTCTGGGCCGATCCCACCATTCACGAGAGCGCCTTCCTCACCGGCGATGGCCTGCTCAGCGTGACCACCGTTGGCACTCCCTACACCCTGTGGGCCGCAGACAAGGGTCTCACTCCGGGTAACAGCAATCCCACCGACAACCCCGACAACGATGGCTTCGACAACCTCGGCGAGTTCGCCTTCGACGGCAATCCGCTCTCCGGCATCGGCTCCGGTAAGATCGTCGTGAAAGTCGCCACCGTCGGCGGACAACCGGTCCTCACCCTGACCCTGCCCGTCCGCTCGAGCGTCGGTGCCTTCACCGGAGCCACTGCTCTAACAGCCACCTCCGCTCAGGACAGCGTCACCTACACCATCGAAGGCTCCGACACCCTCACCACCTGGCCGCTCGATATCGACGAAGTCACCGGCCCCGATGCCACCGCCATCCAGGCCGGCTTGCCCGCCCTCAGCGGCAGCGGCTGGACCTACCGTACCTTCCGCAGCCCCGGCCCCATCACCGGCGATCCCCGTGAGTATCTCCGCGCCCGCGCCGAGTAA